GCCGCTTCGTCAGTCCTGCGGTAGAACAACACCTGACACAGATCAAAGCCAAGATCGCTGATCCTGAGTTGGCGTGGCTGTTTGAAAACTGCTATCCAAACACGCTAGACACCACTGTCACGACCGGCACTCGGAACGGCAAGCCCGACACCGTTGTGATCACTGGTGACATCCAGGCGTTATGGCTGCGCGATTCTGCGGCGCAAGTGCATGCGTATGTCCCGCTGAGCCGCGAAGATCCAGCGCTACGCCATATGTTGCACGGCCTGATCCAGCGCCACGCCGCTTGCATCCGCCTGGATCCTTACGCCAACGCCTTTCTACCCGATGACGCCACCCAACCGCTGCAATGGGCGGTCCATGACATCACGGAGATGCAACCTGGCATCGGGGAGCGCAAATGGGAAGTCGATTCACTGTGCTACCCCATCCGCTTGGCCCACGCCTATTGGCGCGCCAGCGACGACACCACGCCCTTCGATGATGACTGGCGAGACGCCATGCACATCGTGCTGCGCACTTTCAGCGAACAGCAACGCTTGGAGACCCGCGGCCCGTATACCTTCCAGCGTCCGGCGCCACTGGCCACCGAGACGTTGATGTTGGAGGGCTACGGTGCGCCGACTCGGCCCAACGGGATGCTCCATGCGATGTTCCGCCCCTCCGACGATGCCTGCGTGTATCCGTTGTTGGTGCCGGCCAATCTGTTCGCCGTCGTGACGCTGCGCCAGCTCGCCACGATGAGCGAAGCCATTCACCACGATGTCGCATTTGCCAGCGAGTGCCGCGCGCTAGCACACGACATTGAGCAGGCGACGCAGCGGTTCGGACAGAGGCGCGACACGGACAATCAACCATTCTGGGTTTATGAGGTAGACGGTTATGGCAATCAATTATTCATGGACGACGCCAATGCCCCGAGCTTGCTCAGCTTGGCGTATCTGGGCTGCTGCGCCTCGACCGATCCGGTCTTCTTGCGGACCCGCACCCTGGCCTGGAGCGAGCGCAACCCGTACTTCTACCGTGGACGCGCTGCAACGGGGGTGGGCAGCCCCCATACGGGACTCAAGACCATCTGGCCGATGTCGATCATTCATTACGCCTTAGCGAGTCACGACGACACGCAGATCCAGCAATGCCTGCACTGGCTCAAGAGCACCCATGCCGGTACCGGCTTCATGCACGAGGCATTCAACCAGGACGATGCCAACACGTTTACCCGTGGTTGGTTCGCCTGGGCCAATAGTCTGTTCGGCGAACTGATCATTGATCTAGCACAACGCAAGCCGCATCTGCTCGGACCGAGCCGTGGCACGGTGCTCCTAAGTCGATGAAATCTGCCGGCTGACCAAAACACCTGTCCACTTCATACATGGCCGAGGACATGCACGATGGCAACACGACGCACGTTTTTGCAGGGTGCCATCACGCTGACCCTGATGGGTGGTGCTGGCTATCTGCCTGGCTTCGCCCATTCACGGGTCAATGCCTGGGCACTCCCGGAAGATACGCGGACCCAGGCCGACCTGACGCGCCACGTGGACGTCTTCATCGGCAGCAGCGGCCACGGCCACACCTTCCCAGGGGCCACGCTCCCATTCGGCATGGTGCAACTCAGCCCGGACACCTATAACGCGGCGTGGGACGCCTGCTCCGGCTATCACGCCTCCAACGGCTCGATCATGGGCTTCTCGCACACGCACCTGTCGGGGACTGGGATCGGCGATCTGCTGGACTTCCTGCTCATGCCGGGCAGCGGCGCAGTGAAGCTGACACCCGGTCCGCTCAATGCCCCTGAGACCGGCTACCGGCAACGCTACGATCACGCCGACGAAGCCGCCTCCCCCGGTTACTATCGGGTGCGCTTGAAGGACACGGGCATTCTCGCCGAGCTGACCGCCACCGCACGGACTGGCCTGCACCGTTACCACTTTCCTCAACATCAGCCCGGTCACCTGCTGTTGGACCTGAGCCACGCGATGCAGGACACGCCCACCACCGCGCCGCGGTTGAGTGACGTACAGGTGCGCATCGCCGATACACGTACCCTGCTGGGTGGCCGCCGTGTCTATCAGTGGGCTAAGGGCCGCTACATCTTCTTCGCGATGCGGCTGTCACGTCCGTTCGCACATGCACAGCTGTATAGCGACGATGCTCCACTCAGCACGGACACGCGCCAAGCCAAGGGTCTATGTCTGAAAGCAGCGTTGCACTTCCCCGACGCCGGGGAAGCACCGCTGCTGGTCAAGGTCGGCCTGTCTGCGGTCAGCGCTGAAAACGCGCTGGCCAACCTTGACGCCGAATTGCCAGATTTCGACTTCGCCCGTGTGCATGCGCAAGCCGTGGCAACTTGGGAGCACGCACTGGGGCGGGTGCGGATCGAGACGGACAATGACGCGCAGCGCCGTATTTTCTATACCAGTCTGTATCACAGCCTGCTCGCCCCCACGTTGTTTAGTGATGTCGATGGCCGTTACCGCGGTATGGACCTGGAGGTGCATACGCTGCCGGCCGGGTACCACAATTACAGCACTTACTCGTTGTGGGACACCTATCGCGCGCTGCATCCGCTGTTGACGCTCGTGCAGTCCGAACGCGTCCCGGATCTGTTGCAATGTCTGGTACGTGGCGCGGCAGAATGCCCGGACGGCGTCGGTATCTGGCCGTTACAAGGCGTAGAAACCGGTTGCATGATCGGGTATCACTCTGCCGTCGCCCTGGCCGAGGCGTATACGAAGGGGTTCACGGGCATCGACTATGCGGCGGCTTGGCCGCATTACCGCGCGCGCGCGATGCAGGATAAGGCGCACGGTCTGGCGTACTACCGCAGGCTCGGCTATATCCCCAGCGACAAGGTGGATGAAGCGGTCAGCCGCACCCTGGAATATGCGTATGACGATTGGGCCTGTGCGCACTTGGCCGCCGCCGCGGGGGCGGACACCGACGCACGTCTCCTGCGGGCACGGTCGCGCCAGTATCGCCACGTGTTCAATAGCAACAGCGGCTTTATGCAACCCCGTTTGGAAAATGGGGCCTGGGCAACGCCGTTCGATCCACGGGCGTTGGGACATCTGCCGCAGTGGCACGATTTCACGGAATCAAACGCTTGGCAGGCCACCTTTTTAAATCAGCACGATCTGTACGGTTATATGGCGCTGTTCGGCGGCCGTGACCGCTTTATCGCCAAGCTCGACGCGCTGTTTTCTGCACGTTCCGACTTGCCGCCAGGGGCACCGCCGGATATTGATGGGATGGTGGGCCAGTACGCTCACGGTAACGAGCCAAGTCACCATATCGCCTATCTGTACGTGTACGCGGGGCAACCGTACAAAACCCAGGCGATGGTGCGCCGCCTCCTGAGGGAGCAATACCACGATGCACGTGATGGTCTGTCCGGGAATGAGGATTGTGGCCAGATGAGCGCTTGGTTCGTGCTCAGTGCGCTGGGGTTGTACGCGGTCGATCCGGTCAGCGGCTACTATGTGATCGGCAGTCCTTTGTTTCCGTACGCGGTGTTGGACGTGGGTCAGGGCCGTCAGTTGCGTCT
This region of Xylella taiwanensis genomic DNA includes:
- a CDS encoding glycoside hydrolase family 125 protein, with protein sequence MTAPLSRSSLHHGLSRRTLLRLISHAAGIALLSPTRLAHATERTRPELSSATSGFMSRRPPKAQRRFVSPAVEQHLTQIKAKIADPELAWLFENCYPNTLDTTVTTGTRNGKPDTVVITGDIQALWLRDSAAQVHAYVPLSREDPALRHMLHGLIQRHAACIRLDPYANAFLPDDATQPLQWAVHDITEMQPGIGERKWEVDSLCYPIRLAHAYWRASDDTTPFDDDWRDAMHIVLRTFSEQQRLETRGPYTFQRPAPLATETLMLEGYGAPTRPNGMLHAMFRPSDDACVYPLLVPANLFAVVTLRQLATMSEAIHHDVAFASECRALAHDIEQATQRFGQRRDTDNQPFWVYEVDGYGNQLFMDDANAPSLLSLAYLGCCASTDPVFLRTRTLAWSERNPYFYRGRAATGVGSPHTGLKTIWPMSIIHYALASHDDTQIQQCLHWLKSTHAGTGFMHEAFNQDDANTFTRGWFAWANSLFGELIIDLAQRKPHLLGPSRGTVLLSR
- a CDS encoding GH92 family glycosyl hydrolase encodes the protein MATRRTFLQGAITLTLMGGAGYLPGFAHSRVNAWALPEDTRTQADLTRHVDVFIGSSGHGHTFPGATLPFGMVQLSPDTYNAAWDACSGYHASNGSIMGFSHTHLSGTGIGDLLDFLLMPGSGAVKLTPGPLNAPETGYRQRYDHADEAASPGYYRVRLKDTGILAELTATARTGLHRYHFPQHQPGHLLLDLSHAMQDTPTTAPRLSDVQVRIADTRTLLGGRRVYQWAKGRYIFFAMRLSRPFAHAQLYSDDAPLSTDTRQAKGLCLKAALHFPDAGEAPLLVKVGLSAVSAENALANLDAELPDFDFARVHAQAVATWEHALGRVRIETDNDAQRRIFYTSLYHSLLAPTLFSDVDGRYRGMDLEVHTLPAGYHNYSTYSLWDTYRALHPLLTLVQSERVPDLLQCLVRGAAECPDGVGIWPLQGVETGCMIGYHSAVALAEAYTKGFTGIDYAAAWPHYRARAMQDKAHGLAYYRRLGYIPSDKVDEAVSRTLEYAYDDWACAHLAAAAGADTDARLLRARSRQYRHVFNSNSGFMQPRLENGAWATPFDPRALGHLPQWHDFTESNAWQATFLNQHDLYGYMALFGGRDRFIAKLDALFSARSDLPPGAPPDIDGMVGQYAHGNEPSHHIAYLYVYAGQPYKTQAMVRRLLREQYHDARDGLSGNEDCGQMSAWFVLSALGLYAVDPVSGYYVIGSPLFPYAVLDVGQGRQLRLFARNNSAQNVYVQSLRWNGTPITRTWLHHSELAQGGTLEFEMGPRPNLAFGTGQQDLPPSFTSLPSASQHPGPIQGSRA